TCAAAACTGCCCAAAGAAAGGCACTGATTGCCCCAGTTCCCGGAGGCACAGACTTTTGGCTATCACAAGCCTTGCTGAATTCTAGACAACTTCCCAGCCATGAGCACACAGGCCAGAGAAGGAGCACGTCCCCTGGCAGTCTAGCGAAGGAGCTGCTGTGATGGGAACCAAGAGCTGAGGCCGTGATGAGTGCGAACATGCTCcttcatttgcatgtgtgtgctgtgattGGTGCAAACATCCCTTCCCTGGCTGTTAGGTCAGGCTGCTTGGGATAACTGAGGGAGTCAGCTGGAGAGCAACACCTGATCTGCCTCCTCTGGCATTGCGACAGTATGTTCAGTCAGAGGTTTCTCTCAAGTGGTCTTGTCTTCCTCCAATCCAGCTCAATAGCTGGCAGACCATGCTAATGGCAGGAGCCTGGCCCATAGCTGTGACACTGACCAATGTTAAGTTAGCATAGAACTCTCACCTTCCTAGACCCACACAGGAGTTGCAATACCATCTGCTGTCAAGGGCTGAGGAGCTCTGCTGCCTTGGCAACTTTAGAGCTACAGCACTAGTTACCAGCCCAGGGCTGCAGAACCCCGACATCCTGGGCCTACAGAGGAatggaaacacaaagaaagaagcaTCCTGTACAAGGAGCACCCATGGCTGCCTCCGCCTCTGCTATCCGATGTTGCCATCACTGGTGGACACAGAGGGCGCCAACGACCAGCATTTGAAGAATCTCTCCTGTTTACCTATGATTTCTCCGTGGGCGGAGCAAAAAGACCCCAGGACAACACAAAACAGACCGTCACAACCAACATGAGGCCCAGGAGCGAATCCGCCAGAGCAAATTCACTGGAACCCTAAAACAGCAGCAGGATGCCTGACTGCTGAGGGCTTCCTGGTCCTTCCTTTCCACTTTAATCTGGTGTCTGCTTTCTACTCTTCCGCTCAGTTTGTaagagtgaaataaaaataaactaaaacgcTCACTCCACTGCTGCTCACCATCTTGGTGCTGTGCGGAAGACACAATCACGATTCACCAACAGTAAAATTAGTGACCAAATGAATATCGTGTCTCCAGATATAAGTTGTTACTGATGCCACGAAGTGTGGACTCCAGACAGTTGTTACGAACCAAGTTAGTTTGTGCCTTGATTCTGAAGAACCTCCATTGCTATGGGGACAATTCTGTATTCTAACCGAGCCCAAACTCTTAAATCCAGGTATAGACTCTAAATGACAAATTTTGAATGGAATTAGCAATACTTTATTGATTATATTAGCTGTGAACTGTGGTTAACAAATATAATGAAACAGCAATGTTTACTTTGATAACTTCATCTTGTAAGTGTTTATGGATGTAAAGTTTTCCTTTCCACCAGTCTGAGatgtaatttaaattatttatacccAGCCATACAATcccacccccaaaagaccaaTTAAACACAGTACCTTATGTGGGCAATATTTGCCAGCATGTGTACTGGATGGTGTGCTTTTTCCTCCTTAAGACAGTGAgaataaaaattgtgtgtgttagttttccctttaaaaaaattagaaggaGTTTCAAAACTCTCCGCAAGAAACGATCTTTTAAGGTAAATGAGTGGCCAGAGGTGttgggttggtttggttggtCGGTTTTCTTCACAGTCTCCAGGCATAGGGACCCGCTGCTGTACTCCATCATCTTCTCCAAGTGGGTTATGTGGTGCAGTCCACCGTCTGCCTTGACTTCATCAGTTCTTTCTTCAGCTGTTCAAAGCACACGAACATGATGACATTCCAGGATGCGAGTCGCAGGAAAGAGGGCACAAACCTGAGAAAGCACACGACACAGTCTGTTAGCTGTTGGAAAATCATAAAACCCGGGTGCCATGAGTCATCCAACGCAAGGGATAAGGTAAAATAAGGTAACAGTGCTCAGCACTCATCTTCCCTCCATTGACAACCAGGTTGCCTCTAGGCATCTTCTACGTCTACCCTTCACAGCAAGGTCACACTTGGACCAGTCCTACCTGTCCCCGCTCCCACAGAGCTGGAGCAAATCTCCTGAGAAGGCAGTGTCCAGCAACACTTCCCTCCCTTTGTGGGAAGAGGACATTTTTGTTTCACTCTACTTCCTAGACAGGAAGTAGGAAAGCAGTAAGGGaagaagcagagggaagagaCAAAGCATCCAGCCAGCATGCTGACCACATCCAGGTGGGGAGCCCCGAGTGGTCCAGGTGGGGAGCCCCGAGTGGTCCAGGTGGGGAGCCTCGAGTGGTCCAGGTAGGGAGCCCCGAGTGGTCCAGGTGGGGAGCCCCGAGTGGTCCAGGTGGGGAGCCTCGAGTGGTCCAGGTGGGGAGCCCCGAGTGGTCCAGGTGGGGAGCCCCGAGTGGTCCAGGTGGGGAGCCCCGAGTGGTCCAGGTGGGGAGCCCCGAGTGGTCCAGGTGGAGAGCCTCGCGCTGTCTCCCCCTCCACAGCTCTTGAGAGATTCTTAGAGCCTGAATGTGACTCGGTCAGTTCCAGGCTTGGGGAATTTTACTAAACTACACAGAACGGTTTTTATATCAATGAATTACTCCAGAAGACAAATGTGTTGACAACTAAATCTGCTTTGGTTAGATACTTGAAAAACAAATTTGTGCGccagtgtttttcctgcatgtgtgtccgtgtatcatgtgcatgcctggtgctcggGGAGACCAGAGGGGtatctgatcctctggaactggagttgtagatggttgtaagtcaccatatgagtgctgggaatccaacccaggtcttctggaagaacagcctgtggTCTTAATTATTGAGCTCTCTCTGCCCCTGaatagactttttaaaagttaattatttatttttaaaagaagcctTTCCTGCAATTTCCTCCCAATgagctttgtttttattatttgttttgttttagttttgagagtaggtcttgctgtatagcccagggtcgcctgtgcagcccaggctagcttcagactTCTAACGACCATCattccctctcctgcctccccagtgccggaCCGCATGTGTGTGCCAACACACTCAGCCTCCGCAGTGAGTGTTTCCTCCTCCAGGGCTCTTAATAGAGTTCGCTTCACTCCCAGATGCATGGGTTTTCTTCTTGTGAAAAGATATAAGTAACACAAAATTTGACATTTCAACCATTTTTCAGTGTATACCTCTGTGCCATTAAGTAGACGTACAATGTGTAGTAAACACCAGTGTCAGACTCCACGGCCTTTCGTTTTCTCGGACTCTTCATTCCTTAAGCACTAgctccccacctcccctgtcAAAGGTTCACCTTGGGGTTCCTCAGCAGGGCCATCTACTCCcactttttttcaagacaagggaacctcttgtttctgcctccctagcatGGGATTACCAGCGTGTAGCACCATGCTCTGCTTTGACACAGGTTCTAGAACTGAACTCCGGTCCCCATGTGCATTTGGCGAGTGCGTCACAGaccaagccatctcctcagcctttgtttccatttttagagacagggtcttgctatgtggccctggccggcctgaaactcactctgtactccaggctggtcttgaactcatggcagtcctcaCACCTTAGCCTCTcatgttctgggattacaagtatgagccactacacccagcttagCTTGCTTAATTTAGCACCATTTGTCAAGGCTATCtcatatttaaaaagtttaaaaattttggaaaacaacatttaaaaagtaaatttgcaAAACATTAAATTAAGTGGTTAataatttataagaaataaatttgCAAAACATTAAATTAAGTGGTTAATAATTTATAAGTGATATATCCATTTaagttaattttataatttacattATTTGTATTAATGTATCATAAAAACAGATGGACTTAGGActttatataatatgtatgatacatacatattttattttataaatcttaGGGCATGGCTTTACAATTCAAAAGAttacaaaatattattattttatattattgtaacacttgttgaatatatttaaaaaactatGCCATACTGTATTTTATTAGGAAAGTGGCttctaatataatataatataatataatataatataatataatataatataatataatataatatcacTTTGTTGGAAAATGTGATCTATGTCTTAATAGTCAAGCaacattttctgtgttttttgctttaaaagcagtttttaaaagtagGCTGGGGGCATAGCTCAATGATAGATTGCTTGCCTGGGATGTGCAAggttctgggtttgattctctTCAAGCACCACTACAAATAATTAATTAGCTTTTATTTTCTGGCATGTCGGGATTGGTGGGTTGAAGAGATCCATGACAAAGCAAAGATATAGATGGACCAGGCCTGGTAAGCTAAATGCCAATTGCTTTGCTGAGACAGTGTTCCCATGCCCACAGGCACCTGAAACACAACTTCATAGACACAGAAGGTCATAGCCTACCCTTTGAAGAAAGCTGTTGGTCCTTCGTTGGTGAACATGGTCATTGCACAGCTGGGCACACTTGGGTACTGTCCTGGTAGAGAGTTGATGAATCTTGTTTTTACCACATCCGCCGGAGAGGCCAGGAGTGTGGTGCAAAACCCGGCAACAAGAGCTGACAGTAAGTGGCACGGAACATCGTCTGAAAGCAACCAGTGAAATGTGTCAACACCAGACTTTGAGTCGCCTGTAGTGGTAGTTACCTGTGAGATACTTGTAAACCTATTAGTAACAGGAAGTTGATATGGTATCTTATAAATAGATTAGCATATAAAAAGCAAACATACACTTGTGCTAGGAAAATGTGGCTGATGGTAAATGGCATAATGACTGCATATCCACTTTCAGGTGTGTTATTTTAGGGTGACACTGTTTTCTTTGTGCCTTGGACCTGGTGCCATGCCTGACACATAAGCATCTAATACTGTCCAGTTGAATTCAAGTCATCCAAGGAGAATGTCTTGTCTATAGAAACAGTTAGGATATGATTTAGATGAAATCAGTGATTCACTCTGAATGTAAGCTGCTTTTGACTGCCTGCTCATTCTGCCGTCCACAGAGAAGAATCCCAGCGGAAGTTCCTTCCTAGTGTTAGTGGAGAATATCACCACAACATTCCTCTGCACTTTTACTGTTTCCAACactatttttaaactttaggtAGTTTTTGCTTCCTAAAAGATTACATTTGCCAGATGTGGTGGGACACACttttaacccagcacttgagacacagaggtaggaggatttcAAGTTGGTGACCAAACATTGAgtctctctctgccccaccccccctctctctctctgcctctctgtctgtctgtctgtctctgtttctgtctctgacacatacacacacacacacacttaactcTCAAAAGAGAAGCCAACTAGAATTAAGGAATTCAATACACTGTGGCTTTTGAATCTCCAAACTGAGATTGGAAGGTGCAGACATGTTCATTGTGTACGGGAAGTACCTGCCAGTATTTGGTTGTTCACAAGGGCTCCCTTCATGAGGTCATATGTTACCAGCTCTGTACAATTGATGATGATATTCCTGATCAGATTAGGGGTTGTCCCTGGAGAAAAACAAGACAACATTTGATAAATGAAGTTTATGATAAGGTGCTCATTAGGTATGTGTGCCTTAATTATTATGGAAGTCCACCTGATACTTAGCTACCTTTCCAGAGTGTTGAGAAGCTTTCTGTTGTAGCTATAATTCTGTAAGCATTGTAGGTCCCAGTGTAGCGAGGTTTGATCCCGTGTAGGTGGCTCTGTGCTTGGAGTCTGACTTTCACGACCTCGGTAGGTTGCCCGATGAATACTGCCACACCTCCAGTCATCAAGCCAGCTGAGATCCTGTTTCCCAAAGTGGGAGGCGCTAtccagaaagaataaaatatggattaagaaaagaaaatcaagaccCCCCCCACCGTGCATTCACATATCTTTTAAATGTTGTGGctagtctttgtgtgtgtgtgtgtgtgtgtgtgtgtgtgtgcatgtgaattcctgcctgcctgcacgagtgtgtgtggtgtgtgtgggcctgtcttcacctcctgagtgctggggtcgcAGGTGTGTGCCATCTCATCTGGATTTGGGGCAGTGGTgagagttccagggattgaactcaggtcctggtgCTTACCAGAAAAGCGCATTACTGCCTGGACGTCTCTGAGCTCCAGTGTGTTCACCCTgtgtcttcccttcctccctagTACTCGGTCAGCTGCTGATCACGTTTGGAAGTTGTACCGCCTCACAGCAGATAGCAGGGCTAGAAAACCTCAGCTGTCTGGGTCCCCACCAAATGAAGACTTCCAGGGAAAACGATGCCTGTCTAAACCGAGGCTTGGTCCTTTCTGGAATGAAGCCTTGCTCCTTGCTGTGTTTAGCTGTCATTCAACATTTCCCAACTGGAGACTCCTGAACAGAGATGCTACATTTTCCCATCAATGACAATGTTGATTATTGTACTTAGTGGTCCAAGGGAAAACCCAGGTGGTATCTGCCTTAATATAAGACATCAACTAATGTtcaaaggaattaaaaaataagacaaagaagCATTTGTCTtaaattttgggggaaaaaaagtctgTTGCTGAAGACAGACACCATTTAATAAAACTTCAATGAATCCTGAAACCCAACGTTCACTCTTAAGGTGAAACATGCAGTCCGAGTTCAGGAACACTCACTTATTAAGTAGTCTTTCTACTTCTATCTCCAATCTGTAAGACAGGGATAATGATAACAGCACACTCAAAGGGTGTGTGAGTTCATGTTGATAACGCTCTCGGCACACAGAACATACAAAGCTGGTGGCAGCTGCCTTTTTTAGCTGTGATATGGTTGTACTTTTTCCTCATTGTTCTCAGCCAGGAGCTGAGCATGTCACAGACAATTTTTTAAATAGGTTTTATTATCTGATTGCAATTGCCTTCACTGGGACTGGATTTCATCTGAGAGTGTTCCGACATGGACTTCATCTCCTCCCTAAGACAAGTCTCCCTATCTCCCACAAGAAACAGTGTCTTCGTTCAGAAACCCGACAGCTATCTTGCATTCCTGCACCTGACAGCTATCTTGCATCCCTGCACCTGATAGCTATCTTGCATCCCTGCACCTGACAGCTATCTTGCATCCCTGCACCTGACAGCTATCTTGCATCCCTGCACCTGACAGCTATCTTACATCCCTACTTTTCTTTTGAGCCTTGCTTCTAGTTTTTCACCGAATGCAATGGattgtatttttaaagcattctgATTGGTACCCTGATTTTTCCCTGTATGCCGTAGGGCATACCACAGTCATTTCTGACTTCCTGACTTagaatttttatatacatattctcTACTGCTGCCAAAGTAATCTTCTGAAGTATAAATGTGCTTATGACACTTgt
This sequence is a window from Peromyscus eremicus chromosome 5, PerEre_H2_v1, whole genome shotgun sequence. Protein-coding genes within it:
- the Ucp1 gene encoding mitochondrial brown fat uncoupling protein 1; the encoded protein is MVSPTTSEVPPTMGVKIFSAGVAACLADIITFPLDTAKVRLQIQGEGHNSSTIRYKGVLGTITTLAKTEGLPKLYSGLPAGIQRQISFASLRIGLYDTVQEYFSSGRETPPTLGNRISAGLMTGGVAVFIGQPTEVVKVRLQAQSHLHGIKPRYTGTYNAYRIIATTESFSTLWKGTTPNLIRNIIINCTELVTYDLMKGALVNNQILADDVPCHLLSALVAGFCTTLLASPADVVKTRFINSLPGQYPSVPSCAMTMFTNEGPTAFFKGFVPSFLRLASWNVIMFVCFEQLKKELMKSRQTVDCTT